Below is a window of Undibacterium sp. YM2 DNA.
GAACTGCTTTGTTCTTGCTGTCTTGCGCACGCAAATATAATTCACAGACGATCAGCGGTATGAGGGAATTGGCAAAGGAAATGAAGCTCAGGAATGGTCCCTCGAAAGTTTTGGGATTAAAGCCTGCCGGACCCTGATTGATGGCTATCCAGAACATCAAGCCTATGCGAAAGAACCAGACGCCGTTCGCCAGCAAGAACAGACGCAGTGCCCAGCGGCGGTGCAGGGTGAACTGACGTGCGAGAGCATGGCGCAAGGCCATGGCTGAGCAGACCAGGATTAATATTGCATTCAGGCTGACACCCAGATGCTGGGTAAAGTCACCCACGCCATTGCGAAACCACACCATGTATAAACCAGTCGTGGCAGCGATGACGAGGCTGGATAAATAAATACGGCCGTTCCAGCGATGGAATTTTGGTGCCCTTGCGCGGATTTGCGGGATCATCTGGAGTATACCGGCCAGGGTAATACTGGCCGCCAGAAAGATGTGCGTGATGATGGCGAAATTGCCTGGACTGTCGCCCTTGATATAGCCGTGGGGCAGTACTTTGCTCCATGCTGCAAGATCGCCTTTCATCGCTGACAGAACGTAAAAACCAAGGATGTAATAGACGAATAAGAGCTGGCCTATGATGGCGACTGAGAACCACAGTCCAGCGGCATATTTCAAACTAGCGCGGGAGAATTTTTCATTACCATATTTTTTTGCCTGAGGTGTGGCCTGTGCAGAATATATATTCGTTTCATAAGCAGTGTCTTGCGTCATTTGAAAACTCCCTTTTTAATGTGAATTAGTCGCGTCTGATCCTGCCGGACAGGCGTAAGTGTGCGTGCAACGCGTGCCTGCAAAGGCGGGTTTGCTTTTATGGTTTGTTACTGAAAAAATTCAGTGCGGTGCTACATCTGCCTGAAAAGATGCAGATAGCTGCGGCTGACCGGCAATACATCGGGGCGGCCGCGTATATGCAGTTCGGCAGTTTCATTCATGCCACGTGTGACTTCACTGACATAGTGCAGATTGACGATGACGGAACGGTGG
It encodes the following:
- a CDS encoding DUF2306 domain-containing protein, translated to MTQDTAYETNIYSAQATPQAKKYGNEKFSRASLKYAAGLWFSVAIIGQLLFVYYILGFYVLSAMKGDLAAWSKVLPHGYIKGDSPGNFAIITHIFLAASITLAGILQMIPQIRARAPKFHRWNGRIYLSSLVIAATTGLYMVWFRNGVGDFTQHLGVSLNAILILVCSAMALRHALARQFTLHRRWALRLFLLANGVWFFRIGLMFWIAINQGPAGFNPKTFEGPFLSFISFANSLIPLIVCELYLRAQDSKNKAVHFGMAGTLLVLSATSGMGIFVAFMGMWLPRL